A window of Apium graveolens cultivar Ventura chromosome 8, ASM990537v1, whole genome shotgun sequence contains these coding sequences:
- the LOC141678740 gene encoding protein RGF1 INDUCIBLE TRANSCRIPTION FACTOR 1-like, whose product MGLGGDSLLTSDEDKYKKSPPWLKPLLHQTFYAQCAHHHHVKNECNMFCLDCFDAPLCSLCLSAHQHHRTIQIRKSSYHDVVRVPEIQTYVDLTGVQTYVINNAKVVFLNQRPQARHGSKAVLLNKRPQVRLPKAHVIAACQVCQRSLLDSFCFCSLGCKTKHGSIARESEGQNRVLQGLNLSTTSPVAKIAKRRRKGIPQRAPTGGLLYS is encoded by the exons ATG GGTTTAGGAGGTGATTCATTATTGACTAGTGATGAAGACAAGTATAAGAAATCTCCCCCATGGCTTAAACCTCTTTTACACCAAACCTTCTATGCTCAATGTGCACACCATCACCATGTGAAAAACGAATGTAACATGTTCTGCTTAGATTGTTTTGATGCCCCTCTTTGTTCTCTCTGTCTCTCTGCTCACCAACACCACCGTACCATTCAG ATAAGGAAGTCATCTTACCATGATGTGGTTCGTGTTCCGGAGATTCAAACTTATGTGGACTTAACAGGAGTTCAGACATATGTAATCAACAATGCTAAGGTTGTGTTTTTGAATCAAAGGCCACAAGCTAGACATGGCTCTAAGGCTGTGTTATTAAATAAAAGACCCCAAGTTAGACTTCCTAAAGCTCATGTTATCGCTGCCTGTCAAGTTTGCCAACGCAGCCTTCTTGATTCCTTTTGTTTCTGCTCTCTTGGTTGCAAG ACGAAGCATGGCTCCATTGCGCGAGAAAGTGAAGGACAAAACAGAGTACTACAAGGTTTGAATCTATCAACGACGTCTCCAGTTGCGAAAATTGCAAAACGAAGAAGAAAGGGTATCCCCCAAAGAGCTCCAACTGGTGGACTATTATATAGCTAG